From a single Candidatus Defluviilinea gracilis genomic region:
- a CDS encoding Txe/YoeB family addiction module toxin, producing the protein MKVKPRAWTTCAKRWVLKQKKREAVFQPEFIEDLRFWVGTDRKLALRVFELIDSILRDPFEGIGKPEPLKYLGAGCWSRRLTQEHRIVYLVRDNRIDFLQARYHYSK; encoded by the coding sequence ATGAAGGTCAAGCCAAGAGCATGGACGACTTGCGCCAAGAGGTGGGTCTTGAAGCAGAAAAAGCGTGAGGCGGTCTTTCAACCTGAATTTATTGAAGACCTCCGTTTTTGGGTCGGGACAGATCGCAAACTTGCTTTGCGCGTCTTTGAATTGATTGACTCAATCTTGAGAGACCCATTTGAAGGCATTGGCAAACCCGAGCCGCTCAAATATCTTGGCGCGGGCTGTTGGTCGCGCAGGTTGACACAGGAACATCGCATTGTCTATCTCGTGCGCGATAATCGAATTGACTTTCTGCAAGCGAGATATCATTACAGCAAATAA
- a CDS encoding DUF4260 domain-containing protein, whose amino-acid sequence MKNLLKLEELFLFGLALFLFSGLDYGWGWYALWFFAPDLSMIGYLANPRFGAWTYNLVHHKGLSVALYALGALTSTPWLMFAGTVLLGHSSFDRALGYGLKHEDAFQNTHLGRIGR is encoded by the coding sequence ATGAAAAATCTGCTCAAACTCGAAGAACTCTTTTTGTTCGGGCTCGCCCTTTTTCTTTTTTCTGGATTGGACTACGGGTGGGGATGGTACGCGCTGTGGTTTTTTGCGCCCGATCTGAGCATGATCGGCTATTTGGCAAACCCCCGCTTCGGCGCCTGGACGTATAACTTGGTCCACCACAAGGGGCTTTCGGTTGCCCTTTATGCCTTGGGCGCCCTAACCTCCACGCCGTGGCTGATGTTCGCAGGGACAGTCCTTCTCGGTCACTCCAGTTTTGACCGCGCCCTCGGCTACGGGTTGAAGCACGAAGACGCGTTCCAGAATACGCACTTGGGGAGGATTGGGAGGTAA
- a CDS encoding glycosyltransferase family 4 protein, translated as MKVIYFSKNYTPHDYRFLSSLAQTEHEIFFLQLEATTRQTEDRPVPANVEQILWAGGRSEFRWRDVPRLTFDLRRVIKEIQPDLIHAGPIQNCAFLVALSGFRHLLTMSWGYDLVMDAESSWWMKRITYHVLRKSAFFTSDARVSRDKAVSFGMNPERTVIFPWGTDIEHFVPRRMESGKWKKTRGKKKLSVSSKQSKVITLFCSRTWESIYGVDVLVKAFVKVANENPNVNLILLGGGSQGASIRKILMNGGVMDRVHFGGQVGQRDLPRWYHMADVYISPSHVDGSSVTLMEAMASGLPCLVSDIAGNKEWIEDGVNGWTFRDGDVDDLAEKILFAIKKKREFRRIGELARKTAEERADWRRNFGKLLEAYEMVKSG; from the coding sequence TTGAAAGTCATTTATTTCAGCAAGAACTACACTCCTCACGATTATCGGTTTCTGTCTTCGTTGGCACAAACGGAACATGAAATCTTCTTTTTGCAACTCGAGGCGACGACTCGGCAAACGGAGGATCGTCCTGTCCCTGCGAATGTTGAGCAGATTTTGTGGGCAGGCGGGCGGAGCGAATTCCGCTGGCGGGATGTGCCGCGTTTGACCTTCGATCTTCGACGTGTGATCAAAGAAATTCAGCCTGATCTGATTCACGCGGGTCCGATTCAGAATTGCGCGTTTCTCGTGGCGTTGAGCGGATTCCGTCACTTGCTGACGATGTCGTGGGGGTATGATTTGGTGATGGATGCGGAGAGCAGTTGGTGGATGAAACGTATTACGTACCACGTACTGCGTAAGTCGGCGTTCTTTACGAGCGATGCGAGGGTTTCAAGAGATAAGGCTGTTTCTTTTGGAATGAATCCAGAAAGAACGGTTATTTTTCCATGGGGAACGGATATTGAGCATTTTGTTCCGCGCAGAATGGAAAGTGGAAAGTGGAAAAAGACGAGAGGTAAAAAGAAGTTATCAGTGAGCAGTAAACAGTCGAAAGTGATTACTCTTTTTTGTAGTAGGACATGGGAATCAATTTACGGTGTGGATGTTTTAGTGAAAGCGTTTGTCAAAGTGGCGAATGAAAACCCGAATGTGAATTTGATTCTGCTGGGAGGCGGGTCGCAGGGAGCCAGCATCCGCAAGATATTGATGAATGGCGGTGTGATGGATCGAGTTCACTTCGGCGGACAGGTCGGTCAACGCGATTTGCCGCGCTGGTATCACATGGCGGATGTTTATATTTCCCCGTCGCATGTGGACGGTTCGTCCGTGACGTTGATGGAGGCGATGGCGAGCGGGCTTCCGTGTTTGGTGTCTGATATTGCGGGGAATAAAGAATGGATTGAGGATGGAGTCAATGGGTGGACTTTCCGTGATGGGGATGTGGATGATCTGGCGGAGAAGATTCTGTTTGCGATAAAAAAGAAGAGAGAATTTAGGAGAATTGGAGAATTAGCACGGAAGACGGCGGAGGAGAGGGCGGATTGGAGGAGGAATTTTGGTAAACTACTTGAGGCATATGAGATGGTCAAGAGCGGTTAG
- a CDS encoding DUF4910 domain-containing protein, which produces MKPYSSLKSILAEFFPLHRTLASDDHDKTLEIVGSYMPDSSNYTIETYAPLTQVWTWKVPERYVVHDAYLETEDGERIVDFKDNPLHIVSYSLPVDKVLTFEELQPHLYFNEKRPHTVPWVFKYYERDWGFCLPKNTFDKLPRDKKYHAVIKSEFITDPRQGFKVAMAVVHPQGGANPSAGEFLVQAHTCHPMQANDDGAGVVSAIELARRLAENPLPAGSMSVRFWFGPETIGTIAWLAHNESLIPNLRGGIFMEMTGNKNKIAWHHTRQHTHLLDRVTSYVLRDTDHEVREFAAAPANDERVINGPGVNVPCISLNRFPYDEYHTTDDNLDIIHEDMLIGAARIAEDIIRIYASNYIPKRTFRGPVFLSGHGLWVDWRDNWALNRAIEKIMMRFEGQHSIFDIAEQVGLDYQTVYEYVEKFSVKGFVTPLPIPFEGETS; this is translated from the coding sequence ATGAAACCCTACTCCTCCCTCAAATCCATCCTCGCGGAATTCTTTCCTCTGCACCGCACCCTCGCCTCCGACGACCATGACAAGACGTTGGAGATCGTCGGCTCGTATATGCCCGACTCGTCCAACTACACCATCGAGACCTACGCGCCGCTGACTCAAGTCTGGACATGGAAAGTGCCTGAGCGATATGTTGTCCATGATGCGTATTTGGAAACCGAAGATGGCGAGCGCATCGTGGATTTCAAGGACAATCCGCTTCATATTGTTTCGTACTCGTTACCCGTTGATAAAGTACTGACCTTTGAAGAACTCCAGCCGCATTTGTATTTCAACGAGAAGCGTCCGCACACCGTGCCGTGGGTTTTCAAATACTACGAACGCGACTGGGGATTCTGTCTGCCGAAGAACACGTTCGACAAACTCCCACGCGACAAGAAGTATCACGCGGTCATCAAGTCTGAATTCATCACCGATCCCAGGCAGGGATTCAAAGTCGCTATGGCTGTTGTCCATCCGCAGGGCGGAGCGAACCCCTCAGCGGGTGAGTTCCTTGTGCAGGCGCATACGTGTCACCCGATGCAAGCCAACGACGACGGCGCGGGCGTAGTCAGCGCGATCGAGTTGGCGCGGCGACTCGCAGAGAATCCGCTTCCCGCTGGCTCGATGAGCGTCCGCTTTTGGTTTGGACCCGAGACCATCGGCACGATCGCCTGGCTCGCGCACAACGAGTCGCTCATCCCGAATCTGCGCGGCGGAATTTTCATGGAGATGACGGGCAACAAAAATAAAATTGCATGGCATCATACGCGGCAACACACACATCTTTTAGATCGAGTTACGAGTTACGTGTTACGAGATACGGATCATGAGGTGCGAGAATTTGCGGCGGCTCCCGCCAACGACGAGCGCGTCATCAACGGACCTGGCGTCAACGTGCCATGCATCTCGCTCAACCGTTTCCCATACGACGAGTATCACACCACCGACGATAATCTCGACATCATCCACGAGGACATGCTCATCGGCGCGGCGCGAATCGCCGAAGACATCATCCGCATCTACGCCAGCAACTACATTCCCAAGCGCACCTTCCGCGGTCCCGTTTTTCTCAGCGGTCACGGTCTCTGGGTGGATTGGCGCGACAATTGGGCGCTCAACCGCGCTATCGAAAAAATTATGATGCGCTTCGAAGGTCAGCACAGCATCTTCGACATCGCCGAGCAGGTCGGTCTCGATTATCAAACTGTTTACGAGTATGTTGAAAAATTCAGCGTGAAAGGATTTGTGACTCCGCTTCCCATTCCATTTGAAGGAGAGACATCGTAG
- a CDS encoding N-acetylneuraminate synthase family protein, translating into MEIKFGNRTIGSNHPTYFIADIAANHDGDLERAKLLIRLAKEAGADAAKFQNFDAPKIVSDYGFSHMNSQVSHQATWKKSVTEVYRAASIPFEWTLTLMEECQEAGIDYFSSPYDFAAIDFLDQYVPVYKAGSGEIDWIEALERMASKGKPFFIATGASTIGEVQKAVHAVLKINKQLVLMQCNTNYTASPNNYDHLHLNVLKTYATMFPDVILGLSDHTHAVAPVLGAVTLGARVIERHFTDSNDREGPDHKFAMDPAKWARMVEETRLLERSLGSADKFIAENEIDTAVVQRRCLRAAREIKAGEVFTREMIDVLRPATVGAIKPDQIQDVIGTRALTDMPMGKELRWTDLGAAS; encoded by the coding sequence ATGGAAATTAAATTTGGAAATCGCACGATCGGATCGAACCATCCCACCTACTTCATCGCTGATATTGCGGCGAACCACGATGGCGATTTGGAACGGGCGAAACTGTTGATCCGTTTGGCGAAAGAGGCGGGAGCGGATGCCGCCAAATTCCAGAATTTCGACGCGCCGAAGATCGTCTCGGATTATGGCTTCTCGCACATGAACTCGCAGGTCAGCCATCAGGCGACGTGGAAGAAATCGGTGACCGAGGTCTATCGCGCCGCGTCCATTCCCTTCGAGTGGACGTTGACGTTGATGGAGGAATGTCAGGAAGCGGGCATTGATTATTTCTCGTCGCCGTATGATTTCGCCGCGATTGATTTCCTCGACCAATATGTGCCCGTCTACAAGGCTGGCTCTGGCGAGATTGATTGGATCGAAGCGCTGGAACGCATGGCGAGCAAGGGCAAGCCGTTCTTTATCGCCACGGGCGCGTCCACGATTGGGGAGGTGCAGAAGGCTGTCCATGCGGTTCTCAAGATCAACAAGCAACTCGTGTTGATGCAGTGCAATACCAATTACACCGCGTCCCCGAACAACTACGACCATTTGCATTTGAACGTATTGAAGACCTACGCGACGATGTTCCCTGATGTGATTCTGGGACTCTCCGATCACACGCACGCGGTCGCTCCCGTTCTCGGCGCGGTGACGCTTGGCGCGCGCGTCATCGAGCGTCACTTCACCGACAGCAACGACCGCGAAGGTCCCGACCACAAGTTTGCGATGGATCCCGCCAAATGGGCGCGCATGGTCGAAGAGACGCGCCTGCTTGAGCGTTCGCTTGGCTCTGCCGATAAATTTATCGCTGAGAATGAAATTGATACCGCTGTTGTGCAACGTCGCTGTCTGCGGGCGGCGCGGGAGATCAAGGCTGGCGAAGTGTTCACGCGTGAGATGATTGACGTGTTGCGCCCCGCCACTGTCGGCGCGATCAAGCCTGACCAGATTCAAGATGTCATTGGAACTAGAGCATTGACCGACATGCCGATGGGTAAAGAGTTGAGATGGACTGACCTCGGCGCGGCTTCTTGA
- a CDS encoding glycosyltransferase family 2 protein, translating into MRKGQNPAKFVKDVAKPERITVALLNYIPFLSGFYAETLEVLKVSLESMRKDAGLPFDLMVFDNGSCAEVRDFLVKEKEEGRIQYLILSEKNMGKGGAWNVMLVGAPGEIIAYTDSDVLFSPKWLSRSVEILETFPNVGMVTARPFRTPPEFYESTLKWARENAKLEEGQFIPWETFLEFNLSLGQTEEENRKVYAETRDWRLTYRPERSGAQSKDVTAMVGASHWQFTAYKSSLKQFLPFDMDKPMGQVRQLDKRMNDAGLLRLMVPDPLAMNMSNTLGYLRGELGKERGKTSSPKGKKEGLGKRVLEVGVVKKILLAVYNKIFGWYYS; encoded by the coding sequence ATGCGTAAAGGTCAAAACCCTGCCAAGTTCGTCAAAGATGTTGCCAAGCCCGAACGGATCACCGTGGCTTTGTTGAACTACATCCCCTTCCTGAGCGGATTCTACGCTGAGACGCTCGAGGTGCTGAAAGTCTCGCTCGAATCCATGCGCAAGGACGCGGGTCTGCCCTTCGACTTGATGGTCTTTGACAACGGTTCATGCGCCGAAGTGCGCGACTTTCTCGTGAAAGAAAAAGAAGAAGGGCGAATCCAATATTTGATTCTGTCCGAAAAGAACATGGGCAAGGGCGGCGCGTGGAATGTGATGCTGGTGGGCGCGCCTGGCGAGATCATCGCCTACACCGACAGCGACGTGTTGTTCTCCCCGAAGTGGCTCTCGCGTTCCGTTGAAATTTTAGAGACTTTTCCAAATGTTGGCATGGTGACGGCGCGTCCCTTCCGCACGCCGCCTGAGTTTTACGAGTCGACTCTCAAGTGGGCGCGGGAAAACGCGAAGTTGGAAGAAGGTCAATTCATTCCGTGGGAAACGTTTTTGGAATTCAACTTGTCGCTGGGGCAGACTGAGGAAGAGAATAGAAAAGTCTATGCGGAGACTAGAGACTGGAGATTGACTTACCGTCCTGAGCGGAGCGGAGCGCAGTCGAAGGACGTGACCGCGATGGTTGGCGCGAGTCACTGGCAGTTCACCGCGTATAAATCCTCACTGAAACAATTCCTGCCCTTTGACATGGACAAGCCGATGGGACAGGTCCGCCAGTTGGACAAGCGCATGAACGACGCGGGTTTGTTGCGGTTGATGGTCCCTGATCCGTTGGCGATGAATATGTCCAATACGCTGGGGTATTTGAGAGGGGAGTTGGGGAAGGAAAGAGGAAAGACATCGTCCCCGAAGGGGAAGAAAGAAGGCTTGGGGAAGCGCGTGTTGGAAGTTGGAGTTGTCAAGAAGATTTTGCTGGCGGTGTATAACAAGATCTTTGGTTGGTACTATTCATAG
- the add gene encoding adenosine deaminase, which produces MNLDELVRTLPKAELHIHLEGAIPSTTALKLAHKYSHLGVVERVESLQRSVTFQNFEDFHSYYQLCMQLIRSAEDFALVVYESGRDMMHQNIRYREVYISIYQHLHVWEKNLHFQDVIDGITVGRQKARDDFGVEMQWIFGIPRNRHFSGSNPRVFDPTIANVILDYAIQGQKRGVIGIGLGGNEVDAPPEPFRDIFQKAKQIGLRSIPHAGETSGASSVLGAIKELQADRICHGVRSTEDKNVVNKLVERQIPLDICPTSNIRLKVYPKMSQHPFRDLDQLGVCVTINSDDPSIIGSTLCDEYIAVAREFGYTINDLVRFARNSINVSFATIELKTKCLQEIEQWEKSRFVHIQR; this is translated from the coding sequence ATGAATCTCGATGAACTAGTGAGAACTTTGCCTAAAGCTGAACTTCACATTCATTTAGAAGGTGCCATCCCTTCAACGACGGCTCTTAAACTAGCTCATAAATATTCACATCTAGGAGTTGTCGAAAGAGTTGAATCATTACAAAGGTCGGTTACATTTCAAAATTTTGAAGATTTCCATTCCTATTATCAGCTATGTATGCAGTTGATTCGCTCCGCTGAAGACTTTGCTCTTGTCGTGTACGAGTCTGGACGCGATATGATGCATCAGAATATTCGTTATCGAGAAGTGTATATTTCTATCTATCAACATCTTCACGTTTGGGAAAAGAATTTGCATTTTCAAGATGTTATTGACGGGATTACTGTCGGTCGTCAGAAAGCTCGTGATGACTTTGGCGTAGAAATGCAATGGATATTTGGCATTCCCCGCAATCGCCATTTCAGTGGCAGCAACCCTAGAGTTTTTGATCCTACAATAGCTAACGTTATTTTAGATTACGCTATTCAGGGACAAAAGCGTGGCGTAATTGGTATAGGGCTTGGAGGAAATGAGGTAGATGCGCCTCCAGAACCATTCCGCGACATCTTTCAGAAGGCAAAACAAATAGGTTTGCGAAGTATTCCCCATGCTGGAGAAACCAGTGGAGCTAGTAGTGTTTTGGGTGCCATCAAAGAGTTACAAGCAGATCGCATATGTCATGGCGTTCGCTCAACGGAAGATAAAAATGTAGTTAATAAATTGGTGGAACGCCAAATCCCACTTGATATTTGTCCAACAAGTAATATTCGCCTCAAGGTTTATCCAAAAATGAGTCAACACCCTTTTCGTGATTTAGATCAGTTGGGTGTATGTGTCACAATTAATAGTGATGACCCCTCAATTATTGGTAGTACATTATGTGACGAATATATCGCTGTAGCCAGAGAATTCGGATACACAATAAATGACCTTGTGCGTTTCGCTAGAAATTCAATCAATGTATCCTTTGCAACCATTGAGTTGAAGACAAAGTGCCTTCAAGAAATCGAACAATGGGAGAAGTCCCGCTTTGTCCATATTCAACGGTGA
- a CDS encoding glycosyltransferase family protein: protein MKPNVVAIIQGRMSSSRLPGKILADIAGQPMLQRVFVRTSRSASVSQTLFATTTDASDDPVAEYCDFSGIPFTRGSLYDVLDRYYQAAKSTKADVVVRVTADCPVIDPELIDKVVRTVISEQSSVDFAANRLPPPWKRTYPIGLDTEVCTFTALEQAWKKAKEPQHREHVMPYLYEGVQLITDNRSLQTGTSPRGYNIALLHHVTDFGDYRWTVDTPEDLEFMRQVYAHFNGRDDFSWKEVLDLVHDHPELMKINAGVQHKTLKDVDKRALKK, encoded by the coding sequence ATGAAACCAAACGTAGTCGCCATCATTCAGGGACGCATGTCGTCATCGCGTTTGCCTGGGAAGATTCTCGCCGACATCGCGGGTCAACCGATGTTACAACGCGTCTTCGTTCGGACCTCGCGGTCTGCTTCTGTTTCCCAAACCTTGTTCGCCACGACGACGGACGCGTCCGACGACCCCGTCGCCGAATACTGCGACTTCAGCGGAATCCCGTTCACGCGCGGCAGTCTCTACGATGTGCTCGACCGTTACTATCAAGCCGCCAAATCCACGAAGGCGGATGTGGTTGTGCGTGTCACGGCGGATTGTCCAGTGATTGACCCTGAGTTGATTGATAAGGTAGTTAGAACAGTAATCAGTGAACAGTCATCAGTGGATTTTGCGGCGAATCGGCTTCCGCCTCCATGGAAAAGAACTTACCCGATTGGTCTGGATACCGAAGTCTGCACGTTTACCGCATTGGAGCAGGCGTGGAAAAAAGCCAAAGAGCCTCAACACCGTGAACATGTAATGCCCTATCTCTACGAAGGTGTACAACTGATCACTGATAACCGATCACTCCAAACTGGCACCTCCCCGCGCGGATATAATATCGCCCTGCTCCACCACGTCACTGACTTCGGCGACTACCGCTGGACGGTGGACACGCCCGAAGACTTGGAATTCATGCGCCAAGTCTATGCCCACTTCAACGGACGCGATGATTTCTCGTGGAAGGAAGTTTTGGACCTGGTTCACGATCATCCCGAATTGATGAAGATCAATGCGGGCGTGCAACATAAGACGTTGAAGGATGTTGATAAACGCGCGCTCAAGAAGTAA
- a CDS encoding SDR family oxidoreductase, with the protein MARILITGASGLLGINLALEAKRVHDVIGVDRGKLKSAPFRVLHANLLRSGSVNSILDSTRPEWLVNCAALANLEMCEEDPEQARLLNTELPRELAAACAERNIPFVHLSTDSVFDGTKEGVYTEEDEPNPPGVYSQTKLDGERAVQQVNPQAIIARVNFFGWSLGAKRSLPEFFINNLSEGKNVNGFTDVIFCPMWVNHLAQTLIAMLENDLHGLYHVVGAQAMNKYQFGVEVARKFGLRESLIEPQSVERSGLTAKRSHNLWLSVHKLSTDLGREIPSFSTGLDGFYTQFQQGYPQKIRGYQQ; encoded by the coding sequence ATGGCACGAATACTCATAACTGGCGCCAGCGGACTGCTCGGAATCAACCTCGCACTTGAAGCCAAGCGCGTGCATGATGTCATTGGCGTGGACAGGGGTAAATTGAAATCCGCTCCGTTTCGGGTGCTTCATGCAAATCTGCTCAGGTCGGGCAGTGTCAATTCCATTCTCGATTCGACAAGACCTGAGTGGCTCGTCAACTGCGCCGCGTTGGCGAATCTTGAAATGTGTGAAGAAGATCCAGAACAGGCGAGGCTACTGAATACAGAACTTCCGAGGGAGTTAGCCGCCGCTTGCGCCGAACGAAATATTCCCTTCGTCCATCTTTCGACCGACTCGGTTTTTGACGGCACAAAAGAGGGAGTGTACACAGAGGAAGATGAACCAAATCCGCCAGGTGTTTACTCTCAGACAAAACTCGATGGCGAACGCGCCGTGCAACAAGTTAACCCGCAGGCAATTATTGCCAGAGTTAATTTTTTCGGTTGGTCATTGGGCGCAAAAAGAAGCCTCCCCGAATTCTTCATCAACAACTTGAGCGAGGGCAAAAACGTCAACGGGTTTACGGATGTCATCTTCTGCCCGATGTGGGTCAATCATCTGGCGCAGACGCTCATTGCCATGCTCGAAAATGATTTGCACGGTTTGTATCACGTCGTCGGCGCGCAGGCGATGAACAAGTATCAGTTCGGGGTGGAGGTGGCGCGAAAGTTCGGGCTGAGAGAAAGCCTCATCGAGCCGCAATCAGTCGAAAGGTCGGGTTTGACCGCCAAGCGATCCCACAATTTATGGCTGTCTGTCCACAAGTTGTCCACAGATTTGGGGCGCGAAATCCCCTCGTTCTCCACTGGTTTGGACGGGTTCTATACACAGTTCCAACAGGGTTATCCACAGAAAATCAGGGGTTATCAACAGTAA
- a CDS encoding DUF4260 family protein — translation MTLELLKSKTGWHDSRGINDTPSGLVNHRTRIYNHSTPSEFLLGHSSCDRIIGYGLKHEDAFQNTHLGRIGR, via the coding sequence ATGACCCTTGAACTGCTCAAATCCAAAACAGGATGGCATGATTCACGCGGAATCAATGACACCCCTTCGGGGTTGGTAAATCATCGAACCCGAATCTATAATCATTCCACTCCTTCGGAGTTTTTGCTCGGTCACTCCAGTTGTGATCGCATCATCGGCTACGGGTTGAAACACGAAGACGCATTTCAGAATACGCATTTGGGGAGGATTGGGAGGTAG
- a CDS encoding AAC(3) family N-acetyltransferase, whose amino-acid sequence MLTFENLVEGFRSLGVEEGDTLLVHSSYKSFGEVDGGPQTVIRALEVVLGVDGTLIMPTFNFDFNKGAAWDVRTTPSKMGVLTELVRLDPRAKRVFHPFYSFAILGKHAEILGSLRYKSAYERNSVFGKLRDLDAKIMVIGLSYTNSMTFFHHIEQMEGVDYRFLKQFTGEVTDENGVTYTDTFEMLVRDIDKGVVTEVNPMGALMEQAGVIQSAKIGNADVKLMKANEVYEFTAREMRRDPFLLYYVKKEK is encoded by the coding sequence ATGCTTACGTTTGAAAATCTTGTCGAGGGGTTTCGCTCGCTGGGCGTGGAGGAAGGGGATACGTTGCTGGTGCATAGTTCGTATAAATCGTTCGGCGAGGTGGACGGCGGACCGCAGACGGTGATCCGCGCGTTGGAGGTTGTGCTCGGTGTGGACGGGACGCTGATCATGCCGACGTTCAATTTTGATTTCAACAAAGGCGCGGCGTGGGATGTGCGGACGACGCCGTCGAAGATGGGCGTGTTGACGGAACTGGTGCGGCTCGACCCGCGCGCGAAGCGGGTGTTTCATCCGTTTTATTCATTTGCGATTTTGGGGAAGCACGCCGAGATACTGGGAAGTTTGCGATACAAGAGCGCGTATGAACGGAACTCGGTGTTTGGGAAGTTGCGCGATCTCGATGCGAAGATTATGGTGATCGGACTGTCGTATACGAACAGCATGACGTTCTTTCATCATATCGAGCAAATGGAGGGCGTGGATTATCGTTTCCTGAAACAGTTCACAGGCGAGGTGACGGACGAGAATGGAGTCACGTATACGGATACGTTCGAGATGCTCGTGCGCGATATTGATAAGGGCGTTGTGACGGAAGTTAACCCGATGGGCGCGTTGATGGAACAGGCAGGCGTGATCCAGTCGGCGAAGATTGGTAATGCGGATGTGAAGTTGATGAAGGCGAATGAGGTGTATGAATTTACGGCACGCGAGATGAGGCGCGATCCGTTTTTGTTGTATTATGTGAAGAAGGAGAAATAG
- a CDS encoding type II toxin-antitoxin system prevent-host-death family antitoxin, which produces MTIEFTYTSAREKLANLLDRVTKDREVVIIQRRGSEDVAMISADELASLTETAYLMRSAQNAQRILSALARALKNEGQAKSMDDLRQEVGLEAEKA; this is translated from the coding sequence ATGACCATCGAATTTACCTACACCAGCGCACGCGAGAAACTCGCCAACCTGCTAGACCGTGTCACCAAAGACCGTGAAGTGGTCATCATTCAACGGCGCGGCTCTGAGGATGTTGCCATGATCTCAGCCGATGAACTTGCCAGCCTGACCGAAACTGCATATCTAATGCGTTCAGCACAAAACGCCCAGCGGATATTGTCCGCTTTGGCGCGGGCGTTGAAGAATGAAGGTCAAGCCAAGAGCATGGACGACTTGCGCCAAGAGGTGGGTCTTGAAGCAGAAAAAGCGTGA
- a CDS encoding DUF3800 domain-containing protein, producing the protein MTTFTLAGDEAGDASLNFEKGASRYFVVALVGTQDADGLRSVLENLRKREHYAKGFEFHFNVLTTKKLREKTLSALQAANFKAWALIVDKTTIPEPLRILDGMDFYLYLVTELIDRIPIKVREKGTLILDEVGSANVALVKLKRMLKVRGIQHGFSRVFFRRSRSEDLIQVADLVAGAILRRDTKNDSEAIDYIKDKLVEVFEY; encoded by the coding sequence ATGACAACTTTTACACTTGCAGGCGATGAAGCGGGAGATGCCAGTCTCAACTTTGAAAAGGGAGCCTCTCGTTATTTTGTGGTTGCGCTCGTTGGTACTCAGGATGCCGACGGACTTCGTTCTGTTTTGGAAAATTTGCGTAAACGCGAACACTACGCAAAAGGGTTTGAATTTCATTTCAATGTGTTAACTACAAAGAAATTGCGCGAGAAGACTCTATCTGCTCTTCAAGCGGCCAACTTCAAGGCTTGGGCGTTGATTGTGGATAAGACTACAATCCCTGAGCCTCTTCGCATCCTCGACGGAATGGATTTTTATCTGTATCTTGTTACCGAATTGATAGACCGTATTCCCATAAAAGTCCGCGAGAAGGGAACCCTGATTTTGGATGAAGTTGGCTCTGCCAATGTCGCATTGGTCAAATTAAAACGCATGTTGAAAGTGCGTGGTATTCAGCATGGGTTTAGCCGCGTTTTCTTCCGACGCTCCCGAAGTGAAGACTTGATTCAAGTTGCAGATCTAGTGGCGGGAGCAATCCTTCGCCGTGATACAAAGAACGACAGCGAAGCCATTGATTATATAAAGGACAAGTTGGTAGAAGTATTCGAGTATTAA